The segment CTCCACCTGCTTGGGGATCTTGTACGGCGCCGAGGACAGCGCCTCGATGTCTTCGCGCTCGATCGGGGTGATGAAGCTGTCGACCAGCTCCTGGCTGATCTTGTCGGAGGTCTCGCGCTCGCGCTGGCGGGCCAGCTTG is part of the Salifodinibacter halophilus genome and harbors:
- a CDS encoding pit accessory protein; its protein translation is KLARQRERETSDKISQELVDSFITPIEREDIEALSSAPYKIPKQVEKFADRYSLATRHLEHIDFAPRAAMLEQAASVVVKM